Below is a window of Bacteroidales bacterium DNA.
AACATTGATCTCAAACACGGAACCCGGAACCTTGAACCCCGAACACCTCCCGATAGCTATCGGGACGCCGAACGCCAAACCCCGAACCTCAAACACTAAAGTCTCAAACTCAATAATATGCAACCTATATTAGAAAAACGGAAAGAAGAACTTAAAAATATTTGCGAAGAACTAAAGATCAGAAGACTTTACGCATTTGGATCCGCTGTAACAGCAGACAAATTCAGAGAAAACAGTGACATTGACTTTCTAATATCCTTTGAAGATAGCATATTACCTGAAGAATACTCTGAGAATTACTTTCAACTTCAATATAAACTAAGAGAACTTTTTGACCGTAAAATAGACGTCATTACTGAACGTTCGTTATCAAATCCTTATTTTATTGAGTCGGTTAACAAGAATAAAGTACTGATTTATGAAGCCTGAAATCAAAAAACACCTTTATGATGTAAATGTTTCGATAAACTCAATTTATGAGTACCTGGGAAACAAGCGGGACTTTAAGGAATATTTGAATAACAAACTCTTACGCAGAGCGATTGAGCGGGAAATTGAGATTATTGGAGAAGCTATTAACAAGATTTTGAAACAATATCCTGACCTGAAGATTGAAAATGCAAGAAGAATAGTGGATACCAGAAATTGGGTAATTCATGGATACGATAAAGTTGACGATGTGATTATTTGGGGAATAGTTTTGAACCATCTACCGAAATTGCAAAAAGAAATTCAAGCATTATTAATGGACTAAACCCAACCGCATCATAAAGTATTTAAGAGAGAAGGGGATTTTCCCCTTGCAATAATTTATGTTCGGAGTTAAGGGATACAAGCCGCGAGGAACGAGGGGATTGCAGCCCTGGGAATCGAAGTTTCGGAAGAGCCGAAAAGTAGTTTGGCGTTCGGAGTTCGACGTTAGGTTTTAAATACGTGGAAGATTTTGTAACGAAGATGAAGGTAGAAAGATTTGAGGATTTGGAGATTTGGCAGGATTCGAGAGAGTTATGT
It encodes the following:
- a CDS encoding nucleotidyltransferase domain-containing protein, which encodes MQPILEKRKEELKNICEELKIRRLYAFGSAVTADKFRENSDIDFLISFEDSILPEEYSENYFQLQYKLRELFDRKIDVITERSLSNPYFIESVNKNKVLIYEA
- a CDS encoding DUF86 domain-containing protein, with protein sequence MKPEIKKHLYDVNVSINSIYEYLGNKRDFKEYLNNKLLRRAIEREIEIIGEAINKILKQYPDLKIENARRIVDTRNWVIHGYDKVDDVIIWGIVLNHLPKLQKEIQALLMD